A window of the Serratia sarumanii genome harbors these coding sequences:
- the adhE gene encoding bifunctional acetaldehyde-CoA/alcohol dehydrogenase: MAVTNVAELNELVARVKKAQREYANFTQEQVDKIFRAAALAAADARIPLAKMAVEESGMGIVEDKVIKNHFASEYIYNAYKDEKTCGILSEDDTFGTITIAEPIGLICGIVPTTNPTSTAIFKALISLKTRNGIIFSPHPRAKNATNKAADIVLQAAIAAGAPKDIIGWIDQPTVELSNQLMHHPDINLILATGGPGMVKAAYSSGKPAIGVGAGNTPVVVDETADIKRVVASILMSKTFDSGVICASEQSVIVVDSIYDAVRERFASHGGYLLQGKELKAVQDIILKNGGLNAAIVGQSAPKIAEMAGIKVPANTKVLIGEVKLVDESEPFAHEKLSPTLAMYRAKDFEDAVAKAEKLVAMGGIGHTSCLYTDQDNQTARIAYFGDKMKTARILINTPASQGGIGDLYNFKLAPSLTLGCGSWGGNSISENVGPKHLINKKTVAKRAENMLWHKLPKSIYFRRGSLPIALEEVATDGAKRAFIVTDRFLFNNGYADQITKVLKSHGIETEVFFEVEADPTLSIVRKGAEQMNSFKPDVIIALGGGSPMDAAKIMWVLYEHPETHFEDLALRFMDIRKRIYKFPKMGVKAKMIAITTTSGTGSEVTPFAVVTDDTTGQKYPLADYALTPDMAIVDANLVMNMPKSLCAFGGLDAVTHALEAYVSVLANEYSDGQALQALKLLKEYLPASYKEGAKNPVARERVHNAATIAGIAFANAFLGVCHSMAHKLGSEFHIPHGLANAMLISNVIRYNANDNPTKQTAFSQYDRPQARRRYAEIADHLGLSAPGDRTAQKIEKLLAWLDELKTELGIPTSIREAGVQEADFLAKVDKLSEDAFDDQCTGANPRYPLIAELKQIMLDTFYGREFSEAVEEEAAAPAAAKAAVKKPKK, from the coding sequence ATGGCTGTAACGAATGTCGCTGAACTGAACGAGCTTGTCGCACGTGTCAAAAAAGCCCAGCGCGAATATGCCAACTTCACTCAAGAGCAAGTGGATAAAATTTTCCGCGCTGCCGCCCTCGCCGCTGCTGATGCCCGTATCCCGTTGGCCAAAATGGCCGTGGAAGAATCCGGAATGGGTATCGTCGAAGACAAAGTGATCAAAAACCACTTCGCTTCCGAGTACATCTACAACGCCTATAAAGATGAAAAAACCTGTGGCATCCTGTCTGAAGATGACACCTTCGGTACCATCACCATCGCCGAGCCTATCGGCCTGATTTGCGGTATCGTCCCTACCACCAACCCAACTTCTACCGCGATCTTCAAAGCGCTGATCAGCCTGAAAACCCGTAACGGCATCATCTTCTCGCCGCACCCGCGTGCGAAAAATGCCACCAATAAAGCCGCCGATATCGTGCTGCAAGCCGCTATCGCCGCCGGCGCGCCGAAAGACATCATCGGTTGGATCGACCAACCGACCGTCGAACTGTCCAACCAGCTGATGCACCACCCGGACATCAACCTGATCCTGGCCACCGGTGGCCCGGGCATGGTGAAAGCCGCCTACAGCTCCGGCAAACCGGCCATCGGCGTCGGCGCCGGTAATACGCCGGTGGTGGTAGACGAAACCGCAGACATCAAGCGCGTGGTCGCGTCTATCCTGATGTCCAAAACCTTCGACAGCGGCGTTATCTGCGCTTCCGAACAGTCGGTCATCGTCGTCGACTCTATTTATGATGCGGTACGCGAACGCTTCGCTTCCCACGGCGGCTATCTGCTGCAGGGTAAAGAACTGAAAGCGGTGCAGGACATCATCCTGAAAAACGGCGGTCTGAACGCGGCCATCGTCGGGCAATCCGCACCGAAAATCGCCGAGATGGCAGGCATCAAAGTGCCGGCCAACACCAAAGTGCTGATCGGCGAAGTGAAGCTGGTCGACGAGTCCGAACCTTTCGCCCATGAAAAACTGTCGCCGACGCTGGCGATGTACCGGGCCAAAGACTTCGAAGACGCCGTCGCCAAAGCCGAAAAACTGGTCGCCATGGGCGGTATCGGCCACACTTCCTGCCTGTACACCGACCAGGATAACCAAACGGCTCGCATTGCCTACTTCGGCGATAAAATGAAAACGGCTCGCATCCTGATCAACACCCCGGCTTCTCAGGGCGGTATCGGCGACCTGTATAACTTCAAACTCGCGCCTTCGCTGACGCTGGGTTGCGGCTCCTGGGGTGGTAACTCCATCTCTGAAAACGTCGGACCTAAACACCTGATCAACAAGAAAACTGTAGCGAAGCGAGCAGAAAACATGTTGTGGCATAAACTTCCGAAATCGATCTACTTCCGCCGTGGCTCGCTGCCTATCGCGCTGGAAGAAGTGGCGACCGACGGGGCAAAACGCGCCTTCATCGTGACCGACCGTTTCCTGTTCAACAACGGCTATGCCGACCAGATCACCAAGGTGCTGAAGTCTCACGGCATCGAAACCGAAGTGTTCTTCGAAGTGGAAGCCGACCCGACACTGAGCATCGTGCGTAAAGGCGCCGAGCAGATGAACTCCTTCAAACCGGACGTCATCATCGCGCTGGGCGGCGGTTCGCCGATGGACGCTGCGAAAATCATGTGGGTGCTGTACGAACATCCTGAAACCCACTTCGAGGATCTGGCGCTGCGCTTCATGGACATTCGCAAGCGTATCTACAAGTTCCCGAAAATGGGCGTGAAAGCGAAGATGATCGCTATCACCACCACCTCAGGCACCGGTTCGGAAGTCACGCCATTCGCCGTCGTGACCGACGACACCACCGGGCAGAAATACCCGCTGGCCGACTATGCGCTGACCCCGGACATGGCGATTGTCGACGCCAACCTGGTGATGAACATGCCGAAATCCCTGTGTGCCTTCGGCGGTCTGGATGCGGTCACCCACGCGCTGGAAGCCTACGTCTCGGTGCTGGCGAACGAATACTCCGACGGCCAGGCGCTGCAGGCGCTGAAACTGTTGAAAGAGTATCTGCCGGCCAGCTATAAAGAAGGCGCGAAAAACCCGGTTGCTCGTGAACGCGTGCACAACGCCGCCACCATCGCCGGTATCGCTTTCGCCAACGCCTTCCTTGGGGTTTGTCACTCCATGGCGCACAAGCTGGGTTCGGAGTTCCACATTCCGCACGGCCTGGCCAACGCGATGCTGATTTCCAACGTTATTCGCTACAATGCGAACGACAACCCGACCAAGCAGACGGCCTTCAGCCAGTACGACCGCCCTCAGGCGCGCCGCCGCTACGCTGAAATCGCCGACCACCTCGGCCTGAGCGCCCCGGGCGACCGCACCGCGCAGAAGATTGAGAAACTGCTGGCCTGGCTGGACGAGCTGAAAACCGAGTTGGGCATCCCAACCTCCATCCGCGAAGCGGGTGTGCAGGAGGCGGACTTCCTGGCGAAAGTCGACAAGCTGTCGGAAGACGCGTTCGACGACCAATGCACCGGCGCCAACCCGCGCTATCCGCTGATTGCCGAACTGAAGCAAATCATGCTGGATACCTTCTACGGCCGCGAATTCAGCGAAGCGGTAGAAGAGGAAGCTGCCGCTCCGGCTGCCGCCAAAGCCGCGGTAAAGAAGCCCAAGAAATAA
- a CDS encoding thymidine kinase, with protein sequence MAQLYFYYSAMNAGKSTALLQSSYNYQERGMRTLVFTAEIDHRFGVGKVSSRIGLSSQAQLYNNDSMLYAMIQQEHQQQPVHCVLLDESQFLTKAQVEQLCDVVDQLDIPVLCYGLRTDFLGELFIGSQYLLAWADKLVELKTICHCGRKANMVLRLDENGQAMHAGEQVVIGGNESYVSVCRKHYKEAIHSLE encoded by the coding sequence ATGGCTCAACTTTATTTTTATTACTCTGCGATGAATGCCGGCAAGTCCACCGCGCTGCTACAGTCTTCATATAACTATCAAGAACGTGGTATGCGCACGCTGGTGTTCACTGCGGAGATCGATCACCGCTTTGGGGTGGGCAAAGTCAGCTCGCGCATCGGTTTATCCTCGCAGGCCCAGCTCTATAACAACGACTCGATGCTGTACGCCATGATTCAGCAGGAGCATCAACAGCAGCCGGTGCATTGCGTGCTGCTGGATGAAAGCCAGTTCCTGACCAAGGCCCAGGTTGAGCAATTGTGCGATGTGGTGGACCAACTGGACATTCCCGTATTGTGCTACGGCCTGCGTACCGATTTTCTCGGTGAGCTGTTTATCGGCAGCCAATATTTGCTGGCCTGGGCTGATAAGCTGGTGGAATTGAAAACCATCTGCCACTGCGGGCGCAAAGCCAATATGGTGTTGCGGTTGGATGAAAACGGCCAGGCGATGCACGCCGGTGAGCAGGTGGTGATTGGCGGTAACGAGAGCTATGTCTCCGTCTGCCGCAAGCATTATAAAGAAGCGATTCACTCCCTGGAGTAG
- the hns gene encoding histone-like nucleoid-structuring protein H-NS produces MSEALKILNNIRTLRAQARECTLKTLEEMLEKLEVVVNERREEDSQAQAEIEERTRKLQQYREMLIADGIDPNELLQTMAANKAAGKAKRAARPAKYQYKDENGELKTWTGQGRTPAVIKKAIEEQGKSLDDFLL; encoded by the coding sequence ATGAGCGAAGCATTAAAGATTTTGAACAACATCCGCACTCTGCGCGCCCAGGCAAGAGAATGCACACTGAAAACGCTGGAAGAAATGCTCGAGAAACTGGAAGTTGTTGTGAACGAACGTCGCGAAGAAGACAGCCAGGCTCAAGCAGAAATCGAAGAACGCACTCGTAAACTGCAGCAATACCGCGAAATGCTGATTGCTGACGGTATCGATCCGAATGAACTGCTGCAAACCATGGCTGCCAACAAGGCTGCCGGCAAAGCAAAACGTGCAGCACGTCCTGCTAAATACCAATATAAAGACGAAAACGGCGAACTGAAAACCTGGACCGGCCAAGGCCGTACCCCTGCGGTGATTAAGAAAGCTATCGAAGAGCAAGGTAAATCTCTGGATGATTTCCTGCTGTAA
- a CDS encoding NAD-dependent epimerase encodes MKFLVTGAAGFIGYHVAERLLTAGHQVVGIDNLNDYYDVGLKTARLDRLADKPGFRFIKLDLADREGMAALFAEHQFQRVIHLGAQAGVRYSLVNPLAYADANLIGHLNVLEGCRHNKVEHLLYASSSSVYGLNRKLPFATEDSVDHPVSLYAATKKANELMSHSYSHLYGLPTTGLRFFTVYGPWGRPDMALFKFTKAILAGESIDVYNHGEMHRDFTYIDDITEAIVRLQAVIPQADPSWTVEQGSPATSSAPYHVYNIGNNSPVKLMEYITALEQALGVTARKNMLPMQPGDVMDTSADTAELYRDIGFKPETSVEEGVKRFVDWYKAFYQVQ; translated from the coding sequence ATGAAATTCCTGGTTACAGGCGCCGCAGGGTTTATTGGTTATCACGTTGCAGAGCGTTTGTTGACCGCCGGGCATCAGGTTGTCGGCATCGATAACCTGAATGACTATTATGACGTGGGCCTGAAAACGGCCCGTCTGGACAGACTGGCGGATAAGCCGGGATTCCGCTTTATCAAGCTGGATTTGGCCGATCGCGAAGGCATGGCGGCATTGTTCGCTGAGCATCAGTTTCAGCGCGTCATTCATTTGGGCGCGCAAGCCGGCGTGCGTTATTCGCTGGTCAACCCGTTGGCTTATGCGGACGCCAACCTGATCGGCCATTTGAACGTGCTGGAAGGCTGCCGGCATAATAAGGTCGAGCATTTACTTTACGCGTCCTCCAGCTCTGTTTATGGCCTCAATCGCAAGCTGCCGTTTGCTACCGAAGATTCTGTCGACCACCCTGTGTCACTGTATGCGGCAACCAAAAAAGCCAATGAGCTGATGTCACACAGCTACTCTCATTTATACGGTCTTCCGACGACGGGGCTGCGCTTCTTTACCGTATATGGTCCCTGGGGGCGTCCGGATATGGCGCTGTTCAAGTTTACCAAGGCCATATTGGCGGGGGAGAGCATCGATGTATATAACCACGGTGAAATGCACCGTGACTTTACTTACATTGATGATATCACCGAGGCGATTGTGCGGCTGCAGGCGGTTATTCCGCAGGCAGATCCGTCATGGACCGTTGAACAGGGATCGCCGGCGACCAGTTCCGCGCCGTATCATGTTTATAATATCGGCAATAACTCCCCCGTTAAACTGATGGAATATATCACGGCATTGGAGCAGGCTTTGGGGGTAACGGCCCGCAAGAATATGCTGCCGATGCAACCTGGCGACGTGATGGATACCAGCGCGGATACCGCAGAGCTTTATCGTGACATTGGTTTTAAGCCGGAAACCAGCGTTGAAGAGGGTGTGAAGCGCTTTGTTGATTGGTATAAGGCATTCTACCAGGTTCAATAA
- a CDS encoding UDP-glucose dehydrogenase family protein has translation MKVTVFGIGYVGLVQAAVLAEVGHDVMCIDVDERKVENLKKGNIPIFEPGLAPLVQQNYEAGRLHFTTDAKAGVAHGNIQFIAVGTPPDEDGSADLKYVTAVARTIAEHMTDRKVVIDKSTVPVGTADKVRQVMAETLAKRGSNVPFDVVSNPEFLKEGAAVADCMRPERIVIGTDNKEVIEPIRELYEPFNRNHDRMIMMDIRSAELTKYAANCMLATKISFMNEMSNLAEMLGADIEKVRQGIGSDSRIGYHFIYPGCGYGGSCFPKDVQALIRTAEQIGYQPKLLQAVEQVNYQQKDKLSSFIKDYFGSDLKGKTFALWGLAFKPNTDDMREASSRVLMEQLWAAGATVQAYDPEAMNEVQRIYGQRDDLKLMGTKEAALHGADALVICTEWQNFRAPDFDVIKGALKQPVIFDGRNLYDPERLANRGFTYYAIGRGASIKPVI, from the coding sequence ATGAAAGTAACAGTTTTTGGTATTGGTTATGTGGGGCTGGTACAGGCCGCGGTGCTGGCTGAAGTTGGCCATGACGTTATGTGCATCGATGTTGATGAGCGAAAAGTCGAAAACCTGAAAAAAGGGAATATCCCGATTTTTGAGCCGGGCCTGGCGCCGCTGGTGCAGCAAAACTATGAGGCCGGGCGCCTGCATTTCACCACCGATGCCAAAGCGGGCGTGGCGCACGGGAATATCCAGTTTATCGCCGTCGGCACGCCGCCGGATGAGGACGGCTCCGCCGATCTGAAATATGTCACCGCGGTGGCGCGCACCATCGCCGAGCACATGACCGATCGCAAAGTGGTGATCGACAAATCCACCGTGCCGGTCGGCACGGCGGACAAGGTGCGTCAGGTGATGGCGGAAACGCTGGCTAAGCGCGGCAGCAACGTGCCGTTCGACGTGGTGTCCAACCCTGAATTCCTGAAGGAAGGCGCTGCGGTGGCTGACTGCATGCGCCCTGAGCGCATCGTGATCGGTACCGATAATAAAGAGGTGATCGAACCTATTCGCGAGCTGTACGAGCCGTTTAACCGCAATCACGATCGTATGATCATGATGGATATCCGCAGCGCGGAGCTGACCAAATACGCCGCCAACTGCATGTTGGCGACCAAAATCAGCTTTATGAACGAAATGTCCAACCTGGCGGAAATGCTGGGCGCGGACATCGAGAAAGTGCGTCAGGGCATCGGTTCCGATTCACGCATCGGCTATCACTTCATCTACCCTGGCTGTGGCTACGGTGGCTCTTGCTTCCCGAAAGATGTGCAGGCCTTGATCCGCACGGCGGAGCAGATCGGTTACCAACCGAAGCTGTTGCAGGCGGTAGAGCAGGTCAACTACCAACAGAAAGACAAGCTGAGCAGCTTTATCAAAGACTATTTCGGCAGCGATTTGAAGGGCAAAACCTTCGCACTGTGGGGTCTGGCGTTCAAGCCGAATACCGATGACATGCGTGAAGCCTCCAGCCGCGTGCTGATGGAGCAACTGTGGGCTGCCGGCGCCACCGTTCAAGCCTACGATCCGGAAGCGATGAACGAAGTTCAGCGCATCTATGGCCAGCGTGACGATCTGAAACTGATGGGCACCAAAGAGGCTGCGTTGCACGGCGCCGATGCGCTGGTGATTTGCACCGAATGGCAGAATTTCCGCGCACCGGACTTCGACGTGATCAAGGGTGCGTTGAAACAGCCGGTGATCTTCGATGGACGTAACCTGTACGATCCGGAGCGTTTGGCGAATCGTGGCTTTACCTACTATGCGATTGGCCGCGGCGCATCGATTAAACCGGTTATTTAA
- the galU gene encoding UTP--glucose-1-phosphate uridylyltransferase GalU: MPAVNRKVRKAVIPVAGLGTRMLPATKAIPKEMLPLVDKPLIQYVVNECIAAGINEIVLVTHSSKNSIENHFDTSFELEAMLEKRVKRQLLDEVQSICPKGVTVMQVRQGNAKGLGHAIMCAYPMVGDEPVAVVLPDVILDEYSADPKKDNLHEMLQRFETTGVSQIMVEPVPHKDVGNYGVADCKGVDLQPGESAPMVSVVEKPSPDKAPSNLAIVGRYVLSADIWPLLAKTPPGAGDEIQLTDSIEMLMQQETVEAYHLKGVSHDCGNKLGYMQAFVEYSMRHASLGKEFSQWLQQVVAADKK; encoded by the coding sequence ATGCCTGCTGTAAATCGCAAAGTCAGAAAAGCCGTGATCCCGGTTGCAGGCTTGGGTACGCGGATGTTGCCGGCCACCAAAGCCATTCCGAAAGAAATGCTGCCTCTGGTTGATAAACCGCTGATCCAATACGTCGTCAATGAGTGCATTGCGGCGGGGATTAACGAGATTGTGCTGGTCACCCACTCCTCCAAGAACTCGATCGAAAACCATTTTGATACCAGTTTCGAACTCGAAGCGATGCTGGAAAAACGCGTCAAGCGCCAATTGCTGGATGAAGTGCAGTCGATCTGCCCGAAAGGCGTTACCGTGATGCAGGTTCGTCAGGGCAATGCCAAAGGCCTGGGGCACGCAATTATGTGTGCCTACCCGATGGTGGGCGATGAGCCGGTCGCGGTGGTGCTTCCTGACGTGATCCTCGATGAATACAGCGCCGATCCGAAAAAAGACAACCTGCACGAAATGCTGCAGCGCTTCGAAACCACCGGCGTCAGCCAAATCATGGTTGAACCCGTGCCGCATAAGGATGTCGGAAACTACGGCGTAGCCGACTGCAAGGGCGTCGATCTGCAACCGGGCGAAAGCGCGCCGATGGTCAGCGTGGTCGAGAAGCCGTCGCCGGATAAAGCGCCTTCCAACCTGGCGATTGTCGGGCGTTACGTGTTGTCCGCCGATATTTGGCCGCTGTTGGCGAAAACGCCTCCAGGCGCCGGCGATGAAATTCAGCTGACTGACAGCATCGAAATGCTGATGCAGCAGGAAACGGTGGAAGCGTATCACCTGAAAGGCGTGAGCCATGACTGCGGTAATAAACTGGGTTACATGCAGGCTTTTGTAGAGTACAGCATGCGTCATGCCAGCCTGGGCAAAGAATTTTCTCAGTGGCTGCAACAGGTTGTTGCCGCTGACAAGAAGTGA
- the rssB gene encoding two-component system response regulator RssB, whose product MALPLTHKRILIVEDEQVFRSVLVGYLASLGAETGEATNGLQALSAVDDFKPDLILCDLAMPEMGGIEFVEHLRLQGVQIPVLVISATDKMADIAKVLRLGVQDVLLKPLTDLNRLREAVLACLYPNMFTSQAIEEVELFQDWDALSKNPSEAVKLLKQLQPPVQQTIAHCRINYRQLTTGENPGLVLDIAALSEKDLAFYCLDVTRAGDNGVLAALLLRALFNGLLQDHLANQQHRLPQMSALLKQVNQLLRQGKLDGQFPLLLGYYHTENKNLILVSAGLHANVNTGDNQIQLNNGVPLGTLGATYMNQISQRCAAWQCQVWGSGGRLRLMLSAE is encoded by the coding sequence ATGGCATTACCACTTACTCACAAGCGCATCTTGATCGTTGAGGACGAACAGGTTTTTCGTTCGGTGCTGGTCGGTTATTTGGCCTCGCTGGGCGCTGAAACCGGCGAGGCGACCAACGGTTTACAGGCGTTGAGTGCCGTCGATGACTTCAAGCCGGATCTGATTCTGTGCGATCTCGCGATGCCGGAAATGGGCGGTATCGAATTCGTTGAACACCTGCGTTTGCAGGGGGTACAGATCCCGGTGCTGGTGATCTCGGCCACCGACAAGATGGCTGACATCGCCAAGGTGCTGCGGTTGGGCGTGCAGGATGTGCTGCTCAAGCCGCTGACCGATCTCAACCGCCTGCGTGAAGCGGTGCTGGCGTGCTTATACCCCAATATGTTCACCTCTCAGGCGATTGAAGAGGTTGAACTGTTTCAGGATTGGGACGCGCTGAGCAAGAATCCTTCCGAAGCCGTCAAACTGCTTAAACAATTGCAGCCGCCGGTACAGCAGACCATTGCGCATTGCCGGATCAACTATCGGCAGTTAACCACCGGCGAAAATCCCGGCCTGGTGCTGGATATCGCCGCCTTGTCAGAAAAGGATCTGGCATTCTATTGTCTGGACGTCACGCGCGCCGGCGATAATGGCGTATTGGCGGCTTTGCTGTTGCGCGCGTTATTTAATGGGCTGCTGCAAGATCATCTGGCTAATCAACAGCATCGTCTGCCGCAAATGTCGGCATTGTTAAAGCAGGTTAATCAATTATTGCGGCAGGGGAAATTAGACGGTCAATTCCCTCTGTTGTTGGGATATTATCACACCGAAAATAAAAACCTGATCCTGGTTTCTGCCGGGCTGCATGCCAACGTCAATACCGGTGACAATCAAATCCAGCTGAACAACGGCGTGCCGCTGGGGACGCTGGGAGCTACCTACATGAATCAGATCAGTCAGCGCTGTGCCGCCTGGCAGTGTCAGGTATGGGGCAGCGGTGGCCGATTGCGGCTGATGCTCAGCGCTGAATAA
- the rssA gene encoding patatin-like phospholipase RssA, protein MRQIKIGLALGAGSAKGWAHIGVINAIKKLGIEVDIVAGCSVGALVGAAFASHRLPAMEQWVRSFSYWDVIRLMDFSWHRGGLLRGERVFNAVGQLLKINDIAECALKFGAVTTNLSTGRELWLTEGDIHQAIRASCSMPGLLAPVWADGYWLVDGAVVNPVPVSLCRAMGADIVIAVDLQHDAHLMQQDLFSIRIEEESPDDAPAATWRGRLRERIGRMRQRKPAAAPTAMEVMGTSIQMLENRLKRNRMASDPPDVLIQPFCPQISTLDFHRANEAIEAGLLAVEKQLDRLLPLIKNR, encoded by the coding sequence ATGCGGCAAATCAAGATCGGACTGGCGCTGGGGGCGGGCTCGGCCAAAGGCTGGGCGCACATCGGCGTGATTAATGCGATAAAGAAACTGGGGATTGAGGTTGATATCGTGGCCGGTTGCTCCGTCGGCGCGTTGGTGGGGGCGGCGTTCGCCAGCCACCGTTTGCCGGCGATGGAGCAGTGGGTGCGATCGTTCAGCTATTGGGACGTGATTCGCCTGATGGATTTTTCCTGGCACCGTGGCGGCCTGTTGCGCGGCGAGCGGGTGTTTAACGCCGTCGGACAGTTGTTGAAGATCAATGATATCGCCGAATGTGCGCTGAAGTTCGGCGCCGTGACGACCAATCTCAGCACCGGGCGTGAGCTGTGGCTGACCGAAGGTGATATTCATCAGGCGATACGCGCCTCCTGCAGCATGCCTGGCCTGTTGGCACCGGTGTGGGCCGACGGCTATTGGCTGGTGGATGGCGCGGTGGTCAATCCCGTGCCGGTGTCGCTTTGTCGCGCCATGGGTGCCGATATCGTCATCGCGGTCGATCTGCAGCATGACGCGCACCTGATGCAGCAGGATCTGTTCTCGATACGTATCGAGGAAGAAAGCCCGGACGATGCGCCTGCGGCCACCTGGCGCGGGCGTCTGCGGGAGCGCATCGGCAGAATGCGGCAGCGCAAACCGGCGGCGGCGCCCACGGCGATGGAGGTCATGGGCACCTCGATTCAAATGCTGGAAAATCGCCTGAAGCGCAACCGGATGGCGAGCGATCCGCCGGATGTGCTGATTCAACCTTTTTGCCCGCAAATCTCGACGCTGGATTTCCACCGCGCCAATGAAGCGATCGAAGCGGGATTGCTGGCGGTGGAAAAACAACTGGATCGGTTGTTGCCGTTGATAAAAAATAGATAA
- a CDS encoding YchJ family protein, translated as MPESCPCGSGQAYNACCAPFISGNQPAPTPGQLMRSRFTAYVSHNVDYLIATWHPGCGAEAWRNAIVDSFKNTEWLGLTIVEEKAGHEPEEGFVEFIARFIDGESGEPQAMHERSRFLRRDQRWYYIDGTKPQPGRNAMCPCGSGKKYKKCCGR; from the coding sequence TTGCCCGAATCATGCCCATGCGGCAGCGGACAGGCGTATAACGCGTGCTGCGCCCCTTTTATCAGCGGCAATCAGCCGGCGCCCACGCCCGGTCAGCTGATGCGTTCACGCTTCACCGCCTACGTGAGTCATAACGTCGACTATCTGATCGCCACCTGGCACCCCGGCTGCGGCGCCGAAGCGTGGCGCAATGCAATCGTCGACAGCTTTAAAAATACCGAATGGTTAGGCCTGACGATCGTGGAAGAGAAAGCCGGTCATGAGCCGGAAGAAGGCTTCGTCGAATTCATCGCCCGCTTTATCGATGGCGAAAGCGGCGAACCGCAGGCGATGCATGAGCGCTCGCGCTTCCTTCGTCGCGATCAACGTTGGTATTATATCGACGGCACCAAACCCCAGCCCGGCAGAAATGCGATGTGTCCCTGTGGCTCAGGGAAAAAATACAAGAAGTGCTGCGGGCGCTAG
- the purU gene encoding formyltetrahydrofolate deformylase, with product MPHQNVQRKVLRTICPDAKGLIAKITNICYKHELNIVQNNEFVDHRTGRFFMRTELEGIFNDNTLLADLDSALPEGSLRELHSTGRRRIVVLVTKEAHCLGDLLMKSAYGGLDVEIAAVIGNHDTLQSLVERFDIPFHLVSHEGLTREQHDREMTAKIDQYQPDYVVLAKYMRVLTPAFVQHYPNQVINIHHSFLPAFIGARPYHQAYERGVKIIGATAHYVNDNLDEGPIIMQDVIHVDHTYSAEDMMRAGRDVEKNVLSRALYQVLAQRVFVYGNRTVIL from the coding sequence ATGCCACACCAAAATGTACAACGGAAAGTGTTACGCACCATCTGCCCGGACGCCAAAGGGCTGATCGCCAAGATCACCAACATCTGTTACAAGCACGAACTCAATATCGTGCAGAATAATGAGTTCGTCGATCACCGCACCGGGCGTTTCTTCATGCGCACCGAGCTGGAAGGCATTTTCAACGACAACACGCTGCTGGCCGATCTGGACAGCGCGCTGCCGGAAGGTTCGCTGCGTGAGCTGCACAGCACCGGGCGCCGGCGCATCGTGGTGCTGGTCACCAAAGAGGCCCACTGCCTGGGCGATCTGTTGATGAAAAGCGCCTATGGCGGCCTCGACGTTGAAATCGCCGCCGTGATCGGCAACCACGACACGCTGCAATCGCTGGTGGAGCGTTTCGATATTCCTTTCCATCTGGTGAGCCACGAAGGCCTGACGCGTGAACAGCATGACCGCGAAATGACGGCCAAGATCGATCAATATCAGCCGGATTACGTGGTGCTGGCCAAATATATGCGCGTGCTGACCCCGGCCTTCGTGCAACATTACCCGAATCAGGTGATCAACATTCACCATTCGTTCCTGCCGGCGTTTATCGGCGCGCGCCCTTATCACCAGGCCTATGAGCGCGGGGTAAAAATCATCGGCGCCACCGCCCACTACGTTAACGACAATCTCGACGAAGGCCCGATCATCATGCAGGACGTGATCCACGTCGATCACACCTATTCCGCCGAGGATATGATGCGCGCCGGCCGCGACGTGGAGAAAAACGTGCTTAGCCGCGCGCTGTATCAGGTGCTGGCGCAGCGCGTCTTCGTCTACGGCAACCGCACCGTTATTCTCTAA